In one Ralstonia pickettii genomic region, the following are encoded:
- a CDS encoding ABC transporter substrate-binding protein — protein sequence MQKTSAACARRTVLTFLATAGVLLTTGLATAAHAADKSFTMGFAQVGAESEWRTANSESIKSTAKAQGVNLKFSDAQQKQENQIKAIRSYIAQKVDVIAFSPVVESGWDTVLQEAKAAKIPVILTDRGIDSKDTWLYTTFIGSDFVEEGRKAGRWLLENVKPKGDVNIVELQGTVGSAPAIDRKRGFEEIIKADPHYKIIRSQTGDFTRAKGKEVMEAFLKAEGKKINVLYAHNDDMAIGAIQAIEEAGLKPGKDIVIISIDGVKGAFEAMMAGKLNVTVECSPLLGPQLMDTARAVLAGKTVPKRIVTKEGIFPMEVAAKEFPNRKY from the coding sequence ATGCAAAAAACGAGCGCTGCGTGCGCCAGACGGACCGTATTGACCTTCCTGGCCACGGCCGGTGTGCTTCTGACCACGGGCTTGGCGACAGCGGCGCACGCGGCTGACAAGTCGTTCACGATGGGCTTTGCCCAGGTGGGTGCCGAGAGCGAATGGCGCACCGCCAATTCGGAGTCCATCAAATCGACGGCCAAGGCGCAGGGCGTGAACCTGAAGTTCTCTGACGCGCAGCAGAAGCAGGAAAACCAGATCAAGGCGATCCGCTCGTACATCGCGCAGAAGGTCGATGTGATTGCGTTCTCGCCGGTAGTGGAATCCGGCTGGGACACCGTGCTGCAGGAGGCCAAGGCCGCCAAGATCCCGGTCATCCTCACCGACCGCGGCATCGACAGCAAAGACACCTGGCTCTACACGACGTTCATCGGCTCCGATTTTGTCGAGGAAGGCCGCAAGGCGGGCCGCTGGCTGCTGGAGAACGTCAAGCCCAAGGGCGACGTGAACATCGTCGAGTTGCAAGGCACTGTGGGCTCCGCGCCCGCCATCGATCGCAAGCGCGGCTTTGAAGAGATCATCAAGGCCGACCCGCACTACAAGATCATCCGCTCGCAAACGGGCGACTTCACCCGCGCCAAGGGCAAGGAGGTGATGGAAGCCTTCCTGAAGGCCGAGGGCAAGAAGATCAACGTGCTGTACGCGCACAACGACGACATGGCGATCGGTGCCATCCAGGCCATTGAAGAGGCCGGGCTCAAGCCGGGCAAGGACATCGTCATCATCTCCATCGACGGCGTGAAGGGCGCGTTTGAAGCCATGATGGCCGGCAAGCTGAACGTCACGGTGGAATGCAGCCCGCTGCTCGGGCCGCAACTGATGGATACCGCGCGCGCCGTGCTGGCGGGCAAGACCGTGCCCAAGCGCATCGTCACCAAGGAAGGCATCTTCCCGATGGAAGTGGCGGCCAAGGAATTTCCGAACCGCAAGTACTGA
- a CDS encoding sugar ABC transporter ATP-binding protein, with amino-acid sequence MSDHVDQPAATDARGALLHMRGICKNFPGVQALAGVDFRLLPGEVHALMGQNGAGKSTLIKVLTGVEAPDAGEILLGGQPIAPGSPLEAQKLGISTVYQEVNLCPNLTVAENIHIGRFPMRLGSIDWRATNRAAQALLADLNIHIDVTLPLSLYPVAIQQMVAIARALSTEARILILDEPTSSLDDDEVARLFAAIRTLKARGMAVLFVTHFLEQTYAIADRITVLRNGRLEGEYAARDLPQLQLINKMVGRDIDASRFERTEVPPVDDTAPAFLSARGMGRRGVVQPLDLDVRPGQVLGLGGLLGSGRTETARLLFGVDRNDAGSINVHGQARQFSSPRDAIRQGIGFCPEDRKTEGIIAELSIRENIILALQAKRGLFRYLPKKRQREIADQYIAQLGIKTPDAEKPIGQLSGGNQQKAVLARWLATDPAMLILDEPTRGIDIAAKLDIMDLVTAQCRKGMAILFISSELPEVLRVSHRLAILRDRKKVGELAGADVTEDNLCHVIAGGDVPASQSTTTGGAA; translated from the coding sequence ATGTCGGATCACGTTGATCAACCCGCCGCGACAGATGCACGCGGCGCGCTGCTGCACATGCGCGGCATCTGCAAGAACTTTCCCGGCGTGCAGGCGCTGGCCGGGGTCGATTTCCGCTTGTTGCCCGGAGAAGTGCATGCGCTGATGGGGCAGAATGGTGCCGGCAAGTCGACGCTCATCAAGGTCCTGACCGGCGTTGAAGCGCCGGATGCGGGCGAGATTCTGCTCGGCGGTCAGCCCATCGCGCCGGGTTCGCCGCTGGAGGCGCAAAAGCTCGGTATCAGCACGGTGTATCAGGAGGTCAATCTCTGCCCGAACCTGACCGTGGCGGAGAACATTCACATCGGCCGCTTCCCCATGCGGCTGGGCAGCATCGACTGGCGTGCCACCAACCGGGCGGCGCAGGCACTGCTTGCCGATCTGAATATCCACATTGACGTCACGCTGCCGCTGTCGCTGTATCCGGTGGCCATTCAGCAGATGGTGGCGATTGCGCGCGCGCTTTCCACCGAAGCCCGCATCCTGATCCTCGACGAGCCCACCTCCAGCCTGGACGACGATGAAGTGGCCCGCCTGTTTGCCGCCATCCGCACGCTCAAGGCGCGCGGCATGGCCGTGCTGTTCGTCACGCATTTTCTGGAGCAAACGTACGCGATTGCCGACCGCATTACCGTGCTGCGCAACGGCCGGCTGGAAGGCGAATACGCCGCGCGCGATCTGCCGCAACTGCAACTGATCAACAAGATGGTCGGGCGCGACATCGATGCGAGCCGCTTCGAGCGCACCGAGGTGCCGCCCGTGGATGACACTGCGCCCGCGTTCCTGAGTGCGCGCGGCATGGGCCGTCGTGGCGTGGTGCAACCGCTCGATCTGGACGTCCGCCCCGGGCAGGTGCTCGGCCTTGGCGGCCTGCTCGGCTCAGGCCGAACGGAGACTGCTCGGCTGCTGTTCGGTGTTGACCGCAACGATGCGGGCTCGATCAACGTGCACGGGCAAGCGCGTCAGTTCAGTTCGCCGCGTGACGCCATCCGCCAGGGTATTGGCTTTTGCCCGGAAGACCGCAAGACCGAAGGCATCATTGCCGAACTGTCGATTCGCGAGAACATCATCCTCGCGCTGCAGGCCAAGCGCGGTCTGTTCCGCTATCTGCCCAAGAAGCGCCAGCGCGAGATTGCCGACCAGTACATCGCCCAGCTCGGCATCAAGACGCCCGACGCTGAAAAGCCCATCGGCCAGCTCTCGGGCGGCAACCAGCAGAAGGCCGTGCTCGCCCGCTGGCTGGCGACCGACCCGGCCATGCTGATCCTGGACGAACCCACGCGCGGCATCGACATCGCCGCCAAGCTCGACATCATGGACCTGGTGACCGCGCAGTGCCGCAAGGGCATGGCGATCCTGTTCATCTCCAGCGAGCTGCCGGAGGTGCTTCGCGTGAGCCACCGGCTGGCGATCCTGCGCGATCGCAAGAAGGTGGGCGAGCTGGCCGGCGCCGATGTGACGGAAGACAACCTGTGCCACGTGATTGCCGGCGGCGACGTGCCCGCCAGCCAATCCACCACCACCGGAGGCGCTGCATGA
- a CDS encoding ABC transporter permease: MNPVNLRALTGHRLFWPCVTLLLLCLLNAWFNPHFFHLDVRNGHLYGSLIDILNRAAPLMLVSLGMTLVIAVGGIDISAGAVVAISGAIAASLVGGTLVVQNGLPVYVTKVPLLLALLAAVGAALVCGMWNGLLVAGAGMQPIIATLILMVAGRGVAQLITGGQIITVYYEPFFFVGNGYLFGLPFGLYIAAAVLGLLLLLMHRTALGLFIEAVGINPVAARLAGLNTKALLFGIYAFCGAMAGVAGLIICSNVKSADGNNAGLLLELDAILAVTLGGTSLAGGKFSLWGSVIGALIIQTLTYAIYSMGVPPEINLVVKAVVVFAVCLAQSEAFRSMLFQRHSRAGAQS, from the coding sequence ATGAACCCCGTCAATCTGCGCGCACTGACTGGCCACCGATTGTTCTGGCCGTGCGTGACGCTGCTTCTGCTTTGTCTGCTCAACGCTTGGTTCAACCCGCATTTCTTTCACCTCGACGTTCGCAATGGGCATCTGTACGGCAGCCTGATCGACATCCTCAACCGCGCAGCACCGCTCATGCTCGTATCGCTGGGCATGACGCTGGTGATTGCGGTGGGCGGCATCGATATTTCGGCGGGCGCGGTGGTCGCCATTTCCGGCGCCATTGCGGCGTCGCTTGTCGGCGGCACGCTGGTGGTGCAGAACGGCCTGCCCGTCTACGTGACCAAGGTGCCGCTGCTGCTTGCGCTGCTGGCGGCCGTGGGCGCGGCGCTGGTGTGTGGCATGTGGAACGGCCTGCTGGTGGCGGGCGCGGGCATGCAGCCCATCATCGCCACGCTGATCCTGATGGTGGCCGGCCGCGGCGTGGCGCAGCTCATTACCGGCGGGCAGATCATCACCGTCTACTACGAGCCGTTCTTCTTTGTGGGCAACGGCTATCTGTTCGGTCTGCCGTTCGGGCTATACATCGCGGCTGCTGTGCTGGGCCTGCTGTTGCTGTTGATGCACCGCACGGCACTCGGGCTGTTTATCGAGGCCGTTGGCATCAACCCCGTGGCCGCGCGGCTTGCGGGGTTGAACACCAAGGCGCTGCTGTTTGGCATCTACGCATTCTGCGGTGCCATGGCCGGTGTTGCGGGGCTCATCATTTGCTCCAACGTCAAGAGCGCGGACGGCAACAACGCGGGGCTGCTGCTGGAGCTTGACGCCATCCTGGCCGTCACGCTGGGCGGCACCTCGTTGGCGGGCGGCAAGTTCAGCCTGTGGGGCAGCGTGATCGGGGCGCTCATCATCCAGACGCTTACCTACGCGATCTATTCGATGGGTGTGCCGCCAGAAATCAACCTCGTGGTGAAAGCCGTGGTGGTGTTTGCCGTGTGCCTGGCGCAATCGGAAGCGTTTCGCAGCATGCTCTTTCAACGCCACAGCCGTGCAGGGGCGCAGTCATGA